The Lathyrus oleraceus cultivar Zhongwan6 chromosome 5, CAAS_Psat_ZW6_1.0, whole genome shotgun sequence genome includes the window TTGAAATTTATGTAGTTCAATATCTTAATATCTAAGGTTATTTATATAATTTTCTTTTTCGTAATCTCCTTCTTTAATAGGCTTATTCTTCTGAAATATTTAGAGAAGAGTACCAAGCTTTAGGACAATCAACGGTAAGCTTCACTAAATTTTATATCTCACATTTCTTTGAATCACATCTCCGTtgttataaaaatattttaagaTGTGCTATGATTTCAGGTTGCAGCTGCTTGGGGAGTTGGTTTGGCCTTTGGACCAGCATTGGGAGGTTATTTGGCTCAGGTAATTGTTTTTTTCCATTTGTTTCTAATGGCTTCTATGGTAAAATACTTCATAAAAATCACTTTTTAACATGGACATAACATACCTTGTGTTGCAAGCTATATACTAATAACACTTCAAATTACCCCATGTTCGATGCTTCACATATGTCAGTTTTTTAATCATTAATGGTGTTTACAAGTCGGTATTTCGTTTGGTGTCCATGTCAGTATCAGTGCTTTCGTATTGAGAAGGCTGATCTTTGAAATTCAATTCTATATTATTGGGAAAAAATGAAAGCTTTGTTTAAATTCACTGATTTCTCTAATAGTTTGTGAAATTTTGTTTTACAGCCAGTCCAAAAATATCCAAATATATTTCCAAAGGATTCCTTTTGGGATAAGtaagttttttttttcattttacAATTAACTTTAATCCTCTATTTTCTTTTACTTTATTGTTGTACTAAGTTTCTCTTCCCAAATCTTAAATATTTTACAGGTTTCCATACTTCCTACCAAGCTTCTTTGTATCAGCTATGGCACTTGTAGTTGCAATTTCCTGCATTTGGTTACCGGTACGAACCTTCAATTCTAACATATTTGATCATGAATCACACATATATTTAAAGCATGTGAGATCGCTTATGATAACGACTTATTTCTCCTGCATCATTGTAGGAGACACTTCATAACCACAAAGTATCCACCGAAGAAAATGAAGCTTTAGAAAATGGAACCAAGGAGTCTGACAAAAACAAGATGATAAAAAAAGATGAAAACCTTCTAAGGAATTGGCCCTTAATGTCATCTATTATTGTTTACTGTGTTTTTGCAATTCATGACATTGCTTTTATTGAGGTATTACTATGACTCACTTTAGCTTCTAATATTCTTCTATCTTTGCATCTGTAATTCTTATTCTATGTTTTACTTTTGAAGATTTTCTCATTATGGAGTGTTAGTCCTCGAAGGTTAGGCGGTTTGAACTTTGAAACTAATGATGTTGGAAATGTTCTTGCATTATCAGGTACATTTATAGAAAACACTGGCATATAAACTTGTATCTAACATATCTCTATTTGGTAATTTCATCATTCAAGGGATAAAAAACAAGATTTTTCTTGAACCATCTTCAATAATTTTCTCCAATTGTATTTGCATTGCTATGTTTCTAAACTATTTACTTGTAAATTATTCAGGTATAGCTATTATAATATTCCAGCTTGGCATATATCAATCAGTCCAAAAAATCTGTGGATCTATTGTCCTTGCTCGCATTGCTGGGGTTAGCATTCAAACTTTCTATTAACAAAAACTCGGATTCAGCATTTCgttatttatttaatttcttAAATAATGTCTCCACCGTATATTTGTATAGGTGTTATCGATACCAATCTTGCAAAGCTTCCCCTTCATGACAAATTTGTCCGGCTTCGCATTGAACATATCGATATATAGTGCTGTTATTCTAAAGAATCTTCTCATTGTGAGTTTACTTTGCTAAAACACGAAGGAACGATTTAACTTTATTGGAAGATTTTATCTTTGTTAAACTTGCCTGATTGTATTCTTTTTTGCTGGATTTAGGAAGTAATTTCTACTGGTTTATACATTCTGCAAAATAAAGCAGTGGTATGATTTTTTTTCTactctttatatatttttttcttatACAAAGTTATGTAATGGAATTGCAATAAGATATATGACATGTTGGTTCCGAAAATAGGATCAACACCAAAGAGGCGTAGCAAATGGAATTTGCCTAACTGCTATGTCAACATGCAAGATAATTGGTCCAGCTGCAGGTGGTGCAATGTGAGTATCCCTTTGATTTTCTTGTTTCTATTTGACTTATAAATAAGAATTATGTAGCACCGACACTTCATATTGAAGTCACGTTCATACTTTGATCCTTCTAAATGCAGATTAACTTGGTCGCAAAAACGGATGCATGCTTCTTTCCTCCCGGGTATGACCCTCATATGATTTTCTTAAACTTGTTTATAATTTTGTTGATAGGATATTCGTGGAGCAACAGATGAAGTACGTACACAAAATAGACATtgataataatttaaaaaaatgaaaGTGATTAAATACAATAAATGTCAGTGTCGTATCAATATCAATGCTACATGCTATTTATAAATGTCAGTGTTATAATTTTTGTCTATATTGCAGGTCCTCATCTGGTCTTCACTGGGCTCAATATTGTTGAAGGAGTTGCATTGTTGTTGACATTGAAACCATTCTTGACCGAAAGAAAAACACCCTCGGAACAATTGTATTGATATTAATAAATTCTTTTAAGAGGTGAAGAATGTGAATTAATGTTAAATTCTTGCATTAGGGTGATGAGAGTATAGCAACTGGAATACCATCAAAAGAAAGTATACAGCGTAACAATAATACCGTTATATGACTATGTTCTGAAATATGTATCATGCAAGATTTATCATTATTATTGAGATTTCATGATATATGATACATAGGGATGAAGTTTTGGCATAGATTAGTTGAGTTTGAAATTCTTTATTCCATTTGAATATTTTATGTAATACCGACACCTTGTAAAATTTATCTATTCATGTTGAGTTTCTTGAATTCTACAAGTTTGATGTAAACCATAATAATGAAGCTGAATATTCTCTTGAATATTCGGTTGAATATTAGTTGGCATGAGTTGTTACTTAGCATTTACTTAGACAGATTGTTAGTATCAATTATTGATTTCCTCTATTAAGAGTCAATCCTTTATTTAGTCTTAGATTGATTTACTGCCTTAAATAGATCCGTTGATTGTCTCTTGTACAGATATATATTGCTTGTCATTGTATACAGAATATTAAGAAATTGAGTAGAAACATTACAGTAGTTTCTGTCATTTCTATATGGCATCAGAGCATGATTCTGATTCAGagaataaaaatgagaaaaaggTGGAGAGGAACAATGCCTCCAACGAAACAAAAACACCTTCCGCTATCACAAATACATCACCGTATTACCTCAGTCCCTCTGACAATCCAAGAACACCACTTGTGGCTGCGACGCTCAAAGGCGAGAACTACCGCAATTGGGCACGTTCCATGAGGACGACACTTCGCACAAAAAACAAGTTGGGTTTCAATGATGCAGCGATCAAGAAACCTGCGAGAACAAATCCAGATTTCTACAATTGGGAGAGAGCGGATTCAATGGTCATGGTGTGGATAATTAATGTTGTAGATCCAGTTTTGCATGGAAGCACCTCTCATGTATCAACTGCAAGAGATATATGGGAGGATCTAGAAGAGAGATTTGCTCAAACTAACGCTCCAAGAATCCACCAGTTATGGCGAATGTTGTGTTTAATGGAGCATGAACCAAACATGTCTTTGACAGAATATTATACCAAGTTCAAAAGTCTTCTTGATGAGCTAGGTGAGTTACATCCACTTCCGGAGTGTACCTGCGGTGCATCTAAAGAGATTCTGAAGAGAGAGGAAAGCCAACATGTGCACCTCTTCCTTGGAAGTCTTAACAATGAGCGACTTGAGCATGTTAAGGCAACCATGTTGAACACCGAACCTTTGCCTTCGCTACGACGGGTCTTCAATCACGTCATCAGAGAAGAGGCCAGGATCACAAGTGAAAGAGATAAGATGGTCGTAGTCAAGGGAGAATCGGGAGGATCTGCCTTTTATGCTCCAAATCAGAATAGGCTAAGAAGAGATGGACAAAAGCCAAAATGTGATTATTGTGGCAAAGTTGGTCACACCAAGGCAAGTTGCTTTGAGATTACAGGTTATTCAGAAAACTGGGGCACGCGAAGGATGTAACGTTATCCAAGAGACAATGGAGGACAACCCAGAGCTCACTATGCACATGTTACTGAAGATCAAAAAGAAGAGAAAGAAACAATGCAGGGGCGAGCGTTGCATGGTTCGCGTGTGATGCATCATGACTCTTTTGATGCTGGTAATGATATGTTATGCAAGGATAAAAAATGGATCTTGGACAGTGGTGCATCACACCACATGACCCCTCTCTTATCCTTAATGAGAGGGGTAACCAAGATTGAGAAACCTTTCTATATCACTGTTCCTACAGGGAATGCAGTGTTAGTAGAGGAAATGGGGATCATTGATCTTAGCAAAGACATAACTTTGCACGTTTTATTTGTGCCTGAGTTTGATTGCAATTTGATTTCAATCTGTCAATTGACTAGCGATTTAAATTGCTTTATAACTTATCATTCTAATCATTGTTTGATACATGACCTTGTCACGAAGAAGAAGATTGGTTTAGGTGATGTACATGGTGGGGTTTATGTGCTGAGGCAACAAGTTCAAGGGTCAGCTTTTAAGGCTCATCATGAAAACGAAACTGCTCTCTGGCGTGCACACATGGGACATCCCTCTTCTCAAGTCATGCAACGTATATCTCAACTAGTgaattttaatttcaaaaataatgTAGTCCATTGTTGTGACATATGCCATAGATCAAAACAATGTAGACTTCCATTTCCTATTAGTTATAATAAAGATGAATCCTTTTGATCTTATACATtgttgtaataccccaaaatttacccttcattttttcttggaagcatgggattatgtttcacacttcattagcatcatactaggtcatactcattgcatactgcattagtgacttgggaatcaggttttgattgatcactccttagtagaaggagcccacacaaagcaatATTGAGAATTGGACCTCATTCTCTgagtatacaagtctcaagggtcttaGGGGGatccaggtatcttattatggtcctcagttcatcagtgaaaGATTCAGAGCTATCAAAGTGTTgatctggatttaatcaggaaattagggtttcatggctacctgcaacaggaaatgtttggttggaagtagaggagcttatccatgtcatgattggagaggcatcttggcctaggaagactcacaattatctcagaaagatccattggcagTCAGTGCAATTAGTTCCTGATCAATTTTTCCCTAAATTAGGGTTTGatataaaatcagtttatttctgattctttgggtgaaactattttccatggccctccatatgtccacaagggtctacatacaaaaaaatcagtcttttatttgagccagaggtgcttcaattgatcactggaatcgggaatcagacagtttgagaaaagtcaactgtggggccagaaaagtcaactcctgactttttgagagtggaatctcaaaattcatgcctaagggagtctacatgtgaaatttgatcaaggttggatcatggattcatcatttaatcaggaattggaaaagttacttaatttggaaatggttgactttccatttagggcaagttttcatgattgttgcactcactttaagcccattttccatcaagataaaagctccatttaaaaagttctccaacatgaaagttgttcctcttgttccaatatttctatagatataaagttttctccattttGATTAAAATTGGGAAAGTTATGTTTAGTCAAAGTGggacatatttttaggacacttagaaaaatttctaagtccaaagaTCTTCAAcgtttgtcaagacttcttggccggttttcttgcacttcaaggcatcatttgaaaatgttttcttcacaacaattgtaccttgccatgtcctctttcacatccttttggaattatctcatttggattcatggtttgagaaatacattcacctaaagtgggcttcatgacttgattttctaggcagatttaggccaaactggcccaaccatttttGCAGTTGTGAAACCTGAACTTGAGGTCAttttttcaccttcttccattcatcatttcaacttgtgctcaacatgagagatgacatactccatgagatcttgctactgtttgcattatttcatcatttggtgacttgattatcaagttacatggcctcaaagtcaccaccttggaatGTTTTTCTTGCTTACCAAACCAGCCATGTTGTATGCTGCACAAACCAGCCCACGTTTTTGTTACCTCATTTTGGGCCTTGCAGCAATATGTCCACTCACTTAAACTTTGTCAAGTAAGAAGCAATTTCACATGCCCTCTTTCTACACCTCACTTTGGTTCATTTTGTTTATGGACAAAAATCATTATTCTAAGCCCATTAAGATTATTTGACCTACATATTTAAAAGATGCAAACTCTAAACCTAAGAGGCATTGGTGAATTTTCGTTGGAAGCAAGGCAAAGAGCATCACAAGTCAGCTTCCATCTTTCAAGTGGAAGCTTTGAAGCACCAAGAAGGAAACACCATTCCACTTCCATTCTCTCCCCAatcaagaggcagtggacctaACATCCACTAGGTAACCCTCTTGCTTCTCTTCCATGTCCATGTGTTGATATACCTATGCTTATTATTGTTCACCATGCTATTTATATGCTtgcttaccatgctcatcatcattaccatgccAATCATGTACTTGTGAAGCCCTCAACACGAGGCAATGTCTATGATATTGATTTGTGCTGCTGAGTTTTTGCCCTAGCCCGTGCCCATGTTGTCACCTTGTTAACAATATTGCTCCATGATTAAGTCATCATTTTACTCAAACAAAGTCACCATGTTAATCTACACATTTTGTACTTGagttttggtttttatttcatgtCGTTTGGTGCCCTATGGTGGTCGTATTCTTGAGTGGAAGTTTGTGAAAACCCACTGCATTTTCGTGTTTGCATGGCTAGGGTTTGTCTCCATGAAGAAGACGATGATGTGGCGCTTCAGGAACCGTTATATCCAATGCTCTTGTTTTAATCTTGGCCGCCCACCATTTTTTGTATTTTAGTCACTTATAATAATGTGACCAATTGATGTTATGTCACATGGCCTTTtttaattaaaatgttatttaaTTGTGTCACGCTGGATTTAAATATTTGGTTGGACCATGGGCCTTCGCCTGCTTGCTTTCCACACCCCCTTTCCTGGCCCATCAGCTGATCCATTcctattttatttctttattttaatttcaatttattttctgttttgattttaatcattttaaaatattttctttattcataaaaatatccaaaaatattttccatatttcttaatgtcttatttaattttatttaatttttattttcgtatttatttaatgttaatattttatttcaattattaaTTCCAAATGGTTTATATTAACACAcatttttttcttgattttatttttatgtcttaaaattatttttagcttttgatttttgggatgaaggttgaccactgtcctATGGAaaacctgaccttttcttggaattttatttcccattttcaatttattttggatttattcttgacctagtcttgttggttgacttttagtttgacctttattttgtttcaattaatttacataccaattttcattagtttaaaaatctttttgggggatgatgatgtcctgaccccatctAACTTAgtttattttttcataattttattgattaatttactatttgtttgatatttattaagttgactcgaattttcagttgacttctttatgatcgatgtttgatTTAGGGtttgcttatggcaattgaagagatcttttgatcctcccttgttcatctcatatgccatgtattagaggccttttatcttgattttatttgatccttacctcatttcctgattaaattattcagtggacccttttgtgcatattttcatctgtccgattcatctgttatctcttatacttgtttctctcattcatgctttctattgcttgattgtttaacattGTTCATATATCTCATGCCTCatttaatgctccattatttcattctttgattattgGATTTGATTATAcctgtttacttatctgatttgattgataactgttgcctacttgtatgatgtatgaggcatatattcttattgtttgattgccatgaaccatccccattcataacaaatgtacccctctcccatgaagtgtataatgtttattctttcattctttattcatctgttaatacaagaattaaaacgaacatccgataatcatttcaaaagaagatcaaaagctcgatccaacgtcgagtaatcattttcaaaacttaacagaaccagcacgcattcattcatccttttgtaagtcgattgcttcacgtatcgccatttctcttgtaagtcgattgcttcatgcatctccatctacctgtaagtcgattgcctctggcatcgccatctacccttatccgtggctcctctccttgctccatccgtcgactcttgttccgtttaggtagcacccattaggtagaaccctttgtatgataacataggtagaactcccttattctttgcatgctaacattaggtagatgttcccttctgtaaatcctaacacataggtccacattccatgacaactctagggcagagcttccccgtcttttagaccttccgtgcgtctccgataTGGTGGCATGTCAGcccgttctattgcaaagaggtaactgcctaagactcgattcaacgagatgcgacacctactgctaggacgttgaacacattgcccactgtcctttgacacagctggtgtcctcttttgtaagtccatgttcagatggaaatccttaacccctaaTTAGTCGAACTACAACAACtttgattctcatgttcagatgagatacgtaggcacggGATGCGATATCTTGCTGAGTTTTTAACCGATGACTAACAACTAAgccttgtttgctttcgcccttgctgcgattcttttctctcgccctcgttgcgatcgagactttccctttctcttgccctagttgcaatcgagacccttgttcccgtagttagccaaactacgttttgctctgattctcattccagatgagatacgtaggcataagacgcgatgtcttagcgagcacacttccctttaacccataggtagccgagatacgaagactctgattctcatgttcagatgagatatgtaggcagtggatgcgacatccttgcgagtcattttattttaatctttcttttagcagatagtaccttagatatacttacaccctttagactagaacaacaagagtggatcccgtagagtactacaaatgcgtaggggtgctaataccttcccttcgcataatcgactcccgaacccaagatttggttgcgtgaccttgtcttttccttctcttcaggttttcttcgatcgtttcctttccctcctttgggataaataacgaacgatggcgactcttctatTTTCTTTTCCTCGTCGGTTGTTTTTTTCACCTAGTTGTGACAATTGTGACTTATGGGGGAGATATATCACTAACTCTCATAATGGCTGTCATTATTTTCTTACGATCGTTGATGATTATTCGCGTGGAACATGGGTATACTTGatgaaagaaaaaacaaaagTTCTAAAAATCTTGATAAATTTTCTCAACATGATAAGGACACAATATAATGGAAAGGTCAAGAGATTGCGTAGTGACAATGGGACAAAATTTACCAACCATGCTTTTCAAGAAATTCTTCACCAAGAAGGAATCCTACATGAAACTTCATGCGTAGGAAAGCCCCAACAAAATGCAAGGGTGGAAAGGAAGCATAGACACATACTCAACGTTGCACGAGCCTTGAGGTTCCAAGCTAACTTGCCCATCTCATTTTGGGGGGAATGTGTTTTGACAACCACCTACCTAATCAATAGAACACATTCAATGGTTAATGATGGAATGACTCCATATGAGAAGTTATTTGGCAAACCTCCATCATATGAAGATATCAAGACTTTTGGGTGCTTGTGCTATGTTAAGAATTTAAGCAAACAACAAGATAAGTTCGACTCTAGAGTAGAAAGGTGTGTCTTTGTGGGATACCCTAAGGGTCAAAAAGGTTGGACGGTGTACAATCTAAGGAAACGATAAATTTATGTATCGAGAGATGTTGTGTTCTATGAGAATGTTTTTCCTTATGCATCACGAGAAAAGGGCAGCAACGGAGATGGCCCTCCACCAATGTTTGCTCCTCATTCCATCTCTGTTGAAGAGGAAGCTGCACCTACCCAAGATAGGCAGCAGAACCGGAATGATTTCCTCACTCAATCAGCGGAAGATCAACAAGTTGTGGAAGTAAATTCTGATGTGGTTGATGTTGTCGAAGAACCTTATAATGAAGGAGAAAGTGAGCTCACACACTTGGGGCCAAGGATCAGAAATCCACCTAAACATATGAATGACTATCATTGCTATTCGGCAGAGAAAACCCGCACATGTACATCGTCAAACTCGTTAACTTCTTCAGGTATGGTATATTCTATAGCAAATTATGTAAATTATGATGAGTTTTCAGAAAAACATCAAGCTTATCTTGCAGCAATTGAAAGCATCGAGGAGCCACAATCATACAAGCAAGCAACTCGAACGCAAGAATGGAGGGATGCCATGTCACAAGAACTCAAGGCCTTAGAAGAAAATAAAATGTGGGGGTTGGCAAGGCTTCTAAAAGGAAAGAAGGCAGTGGGTTGCAGATGGGTGTACAAGGTTAAGTACAAGTCATCCGGTGAAGTTGAGAAGTATAAAGCACGACTTGTAGTGAAAGGATACACACAAGTTGAAGGAGATGACTTCAATGAGACTTTTGCACCAGTCGCCAAGATGACAACCGTAAGATGTTTACTTACTGTTGCAGTGGCCAAAGGATGGGAACTTCACCAAATGGATGTAAGCAATGCATTCCTACACGGAGAGTTAGATGAGGAGGTATATATGGAAGTACCACCAGGTTACAATGCTCTTAATGATGGCATGGTGTGTCACTTAAGAAAGTCATTATATGGTCTTAGGAAGGCCTCGCGCAATTGGTACTCAAAGTTGTCCCAAGCATTAGTGAGGTATGGTTTCCAGGAATGTGAAGCTGACCATAGCCTATATACATACTCGTGTGAATCTGTTTTCATAGTTGTGCTTATTTATGTTAATAATCTTATTGTGGCTGGGAATGATGCAAAATCATGTGTAAAATTCAAACAATATCTCAGTGAGTGTTTCCACATGAAAGAGTTGGGAGGGCTGGAGTACTTCCTCGGTCTAGAACTGGTTCGTGGTCCCTCCGGATTGTTCATATGTCAAAGAAAGTATATCTTGGACATACTAAACGAATGTGGGATGCTAGCTTGCAAACCTGCATCTCTGCCACTTGCACCAAATCATAAATTAGCATTGGATTCGAGTCTTTTATATGATGATCCTTCAAAGTACCGCATATTGGTGGGCCGACTCATTTACCTCACAATCAATAGGCCATAGTTGACATACTCGGTGCATATTCTCATCCAGTTCATGCAGGAACCTCACCGAGGGCACTGAGACGCATCAATGCTTGTCTTGAGATACTTAAAGTCTGCACAAGGGCAGGGCATTATCATCCCCAAAGACAATGATCTCAAGCTAGTTATATATTGTGATTCCGATTATGCATCATGTCCACTAACCAGGAGGTCAATATCGGGCTACCTAATGAAGTTGGGAGCAACTCCATTATCATGGAAAACCAAGAAACGGACTACCGTATCGAGATCCTCTAGTGAGGCGGAGTACAGAGCAATGGCGCACGCCACAAGTGAAATCATATGGCTGCGAAGATTGCTCGCGCATTTGCAAGTGGAATTTGATTCTCCTACAATTCTACATTGCGATAATCAAGTTGCTATTCATTTAGCTTCCAACCCGGTCTTTCACGAAAGGACGAAGCATATTGAGGTGGATTGCCATTTTATTAGAGAATTCATCAGTAAGGGAGTTATATCTACTGCTCACATGCCAACCAGATCACAACAAGCTGACATCTTCACAAAATCTTTAGGGACTAAGCAGTTTCAGGAGTTATCTATCAAGTTGGGATCTCACAACCCTCAACCTCCAACTTGAGGGGGAGTAATGAAGCTGAATATTCTGTTGAATATTAGTTGGCATGGGTTGTTACTTAGCATTTACTTAGACAGATTGTTAGTATCAATTATTGATTTCCTCTATTAAGAGTCAATCCTTTATTTAGCCTTAGATTGATTTACTGCCTTAAATAGGTCCTTTGATTGTCTCTTGTACAGATATATATTGCTTGTCATTGTATATAGAATATTAAGAAATTGAATAGAAACATTACAGTAGTTTCTGTCATTTCTATACATAACATAGAGAATATGGAGAAAATAATGGTTTCTATATAAAGTAATATGGAGCAAAACCTTGGTACTTTGTCTTTTTTATTTTACTGATATAATTGATCCAACGAGATTCATAATTAGAAGAAGTGGAAAAGTGAGCTACAAAAGAATTTCCTTCCAAAATAGAGATTGTTGTTGGCTTCAATCTTATAACAAAAATGACCATGTTTTTCTTTCCTTGCTCAGGTATGACTTTTACTACTCATCAAATTCATGGATTTGAGTAATTTTTCATTTTAAACTACGAAAGATCATCACATGAACAAGGAGCTTAAATGCTCACATGTTTCTTAATCTATTCAAAGTTTATGTTTGTATATACAAGATTTAGCATCTTTGGTATTTTAGTAAATGATAAGTCATGTGTGATAATGTGTGAGGTATTCTAACCTTAATACTTGATGTAATTTTATTATTAAGTAAGTTTGTTAGGTTAATTTAAGTTCATTTTGTTGTTTTAAGTGATTCTGTGAAGAGCACAATAGATGCTCTCTTCTCTTTTGTGAGTTTTTATGTGTTTGTCACTTATGTAAGAACACTTTCTAATAAGTCTTGGCACGACAAAATTGGAGCATCACTTTAACCTCGATTTTCAGTTAAGTGTCATTTGCAAAGGAGGTTACAATGTTTAAAGGTTCATGGAATTAGGGTAGATGTGCCAACAATTAGAGGATTGGAGTGAAAATAAGTT containing:
- the LOC127085966 gene encoding protein ZINC INDUCED FACILITATOR-LIKE 1 — protein: MEDFGNQPLLKKQHYHENCPGCKVDEAKELKKDVTFRNIFNIWMVVLCSTLPVASLFPYLYFMVNDFHIAKTEEDISSYAGYVGSAYMVGRALTSIFWGMVADRYGRKPVVVIGIISVVIFNTLFGLCTSFWTAIIMRFALGGLNGLLGPMKAYSSEIFREEYQALGQSTVAAAWGVGLAFGPALGGYLAQPVQKYPNIFPKDSFWDKFPYFLPSFFVSAMALVVAISCIWLPETLHNHKVSTEENEALENGTKESDKNKMIKKDENLLRNWPLMSSIIVYCVFAIHDIAFIEIFSLWSVSPRRLGGLNFETNDVGNVLALSGIAIIIFQLGIYQSVQKICGSIVLARIAGVLSIPILQSFPFMTNLSGFALNISIYSAVILKNLLIEVISTGLYILQNKAVDQHQRGVANGICLTAMSTCKIIGPAAGGAILTWSQKRMHASFLPGPHLVFTGLNIVEGVALLLTLKPFLTERKTPSEQLY